The Vigna unguiculata cultivar IT97K-499-35 chromosome 6, ASM411807v1, whole genome shotgun sequence genome contains a region encoding:
- the LOC114187197 gene encoding single-stranded DNA-binding protein WHY2, mitochondrial, which produces MFKLSRVLHLTSSSRHRLLEVLSSRNVEVGDFLRNRRDFTHSAGISTTTNNYAAKGYASDRIFAPYTVYKGKAAFSLSPCLPTFTKLDSGTVVVDRRGSMMMTFMHSIGERKYDWEKRQRFALSATEVGSLITMGSQDSSEFFHDPSMLSSNAGQVRKSLSIKPNANNNGYFVSLTVVNNLLNTKDYFSVPVTTAEFAVMKTACSFALPHIMGWDQITNQQSRGTVGPQGKGGSQVLDLEWEK; this is translated from the exons ATGTTCAAGCTATCGCGCGTGCTTCATCTCACTTCCTCTTCTAG GCATAGGCTGTTGGAAGTGTTGTCGTCTAGGAATGTTGAAGTTGGAGACTTTCTGCGGAATCGGCGTGATTTTACCCATTCAGCTGGCATTTCTACTACTACAAACAATTATGCTGCTAAAG GGTATGCCTCGGATCGTATATTTGCTCCTTATACTGTTTACAAGGGCAAAGCGGCATTTTCGTTGAGTCCTTGTCTTCCAACTTTTACTAAGTTGGAT TCCGGGACTGTTGTAGTTGATCGACGTGGTTCAATGATGATGACTTTCATGCATTCTATTGGAGAGCGCAAATATGACTGGGAGAAGAGACAG AGATTTGCTCTCTCAGCCACTGAAGTTGGTTCTTTGATAACTATGGGCTCTCAAGATTCCTCTGAATTTTTTCATGACCCTTCAATGTTATCAAG TAATGCTGGTCAAGTAAGGAAGAGCTTATCGATTAAGCCTAATGCAAACAACAATGGATACTTTGTCTCATTGa CTGTTGTCAACAACCTGTTAAACACCAAAGACTACTTCAGTGTTCCTGTCACAACTGCTGAGTTTGCTGTAATGAAGACAGCCTGCAGT TTTGCATTGCCACACATTATGGGTTGGGACCAGATAACTAATCAGCAATCCAGAGGCACAGTGGGCCCTCAAGGGAAGGGTGGCTCTCAAGTTTTAGATTTGGAATGGGAAAAATGA
- the LOC114187502 gene encoding uncharacterized protein LOC114187502, producing the protein MATLVSSSSSSSPLTHHHLLLLAFFLLLTIEVQSTNLNYTTDRKFSSLRLQRIQRHLDNINKTPLLTIQSPDGDLIDCVHKRKQPALDHPLLKNHKIQRVPSEMPKGMKVKKKSEMGMGMGMQKWHQNGTLCPKGTVPIRRSTVHDVLRAKSLFDFGKKRRRFSLARSDAPDVVTGNGHEHAIAYTGSSQEVYGAKATINVWEPSIQVVNEFSLSQIWILSGSFDGSDLNSIEAGWQVSPELYGDTRPRLFTYWTSDSYQATGCYNLLCAGFVQTNSRIAIGAAISPISSYDANQYDITILIWKDPKIGNWWMSFGDGTLVGYWPVELFTHLATHATMVEWGGEVVNTRANGEHTSTQMGSGHFAGDGFGKASYFRNLEIVDTDNSLSSVHNILTLAENTNCYDIKSSYSNEWGTYFYYGGPGNSAQCQ; encoded by the exons ATGGCCACTCTtgtctcttcttcttcttcttcttctcctctcaCTCATCACCATCTTCTCCTTCTTGCTTTCTTCTTGCTCCTAACGATTGAGGTTCAATCCACCAACCTTAACTACACAACTGACAGGAAATTCAGCAGTTTGAGACTCCAAAGGATTCAGAGACACTTGGACAACATTAACAAGACCCCTCTCCTCACCATACAg AGTCCAGATGGTGATCTCATAGACTGTGTCCACAAAAGAAAACAACCCGCTTTAGATCACCCCCTTTTGAAGAATCACAAGATCCAG AGAGTGCCGAGTGAGATGCCAAAGGGTATGAAGGTGAAGAAAAAGAGTGAAATGGGAATGGGAATGGGAATGCAAAAGTGGCACCAAAATGGGACGCTGTGTCCAAAAGGAACCGTTCCCATACGGCGAAGCACGGTGCATGACGTGTTGAGAGCGAAGTCTTTGTTTGACTTTGGAAAGAAACGACGACGTTTCTCTCTCGCACGCAGCGACGCCCCCGATGTTGTCACCGGCAACGGCCACGAG CATGCAATCGCATACACAGGATCATCACAGGAGGTGTATGGGGCAAAGGCAACAATAAATGTGTGGGAACCTTCCATCCAAGTGGTGAACGAATTCAGTCTCTCTCAGATTTGGATTCTTTCTGGTTCCTTCGATGGCTCAGATCTGAACAGCATTGAAGCTGGATGGCAG GTCAGTCCGGAGCTTTATGGTGACACCAGGCCAAGATTATTCACTTACTGGACG AGTGATTCATATCAGGCAACAGGATGCTATAACCTTCTCTGTGCTGGTTTTGTGCAAACAAACAGCAGAATAGCCATTGGAGCAGCCATTTCCCCCATCTCATCTTACGATGCTAACCAATACGACATCACCATCCTCATTTGGAAG GACCCCAAAATAGGGAACTGGTGGATGAGTTTCGGCGATGGCACACTGGTGGGGTATTGGCCGGTGGAGTTATTCACACACTTGGCCACACATGCGACGATGGTGGAGTGGGGTGGCGAAGTGGTGAACACACGTGCGAACGGGGAACACACCTCCACCCAAATGGGATCTGGGCATTTTGCTGGAGATGGTTTTGGAAAAGCAAGCTATTTTCGTAACCTTGAGATTGTAGACACCGACAATAGTCTTAGCTCGGTGCACAACATCTTAACCCTAGCTGAGAACACCAACTGTTATGACATTAAGAGCTCCTACAGTAATGAATGGGGCACCTACTTCTACTATGGTGGCCCTGGTAACAGCGCTCAGTGCCAGTGA